From Butyricimonas paravirosa, one genomic window encodes:
- a CDS encoding 7-carboxy-7-deazaguanine synthase QueE → MLHLAKDGIFPITKDKDGKLLKEVPASGLHVAGTIQGEGKLNGIPSLFIRLAGCNLHCTWKTLAGNTCECDTAYAAFKVENSFSLPVEEIVRIISHNRGNIDHIVITGGEPFLQADKVRALCLQLKKESHFHITVETNATLYVEECAEMIDFFSLSPKLSGSVPPAPHADHHNKTRINIPAIQSFITHARKNKKDFQLKFVYSGENDVIEIQALLKQLDGWAKEDILLMPMGATPEELSLSIPKTLEHCIRNGWRFCDRLHISLFGNKQGV, encoded by the coding sequence ATGTTACATTTGGCGAAGGATGGTATTTTCCCGATCACGAAAGACAAGGACGGTAAATTGCTAAAGGAAGTGCCCGCCTCTGGATTACACGTTGCGGGAACGATACAGGGCGAGGGAAAATTAAACGGTATACCTTCTCTGTTTATTCGGTTAGCCGGATGTAACCTCCATTGCACGTGGAAAACACTTGCCGGGAATACTTGCGAATGCGACACGGCATACGCTGCCTTTAAGGTAGAGAATTCGTTCTCCCTGCCCGTGGAAGAGATCGTGCGAATTATCAGTCATAACCGAGGAAACATAGATCATATCGTAATCACGGGTGGCGAACCGTTCTTGCAAGCGGATAAAGTCCGGGCATTGTGCTTACAATTAAAAAAAGAGAGCCATTTTCATATTACCGTCGAAACCAACGCCACGCTTTATGTAGAAGAATGTGCCGAGATGATCGACTTTTTTAGTCTTTCCCCCAAATTATCCGGCTCCGTTCCCCCTGCACCTCACGCGGACCACCACAACAAGACCCGCATTAATATCCCGGCTATACAATCATTTATCACACACGCCCGTAAAAACAAAAAAGACTTTCAATTAAAATTCGTTTACTCCGGGGAAAACGACGTGATCGAAATACAGGCACTTTTGAAACAACTGGATGGATGGGCAAAAGAAGATATCCTATTGATGCCGATGGGAGCCACTCCCGAAGAATTAAGCCTCTCGATCCCCAAAACTCTGGAACATTGCATCCGGAACGGGTGGCGTTTCTGCGATCGGCTTCACATATCTCTTTTTGGCAACAAACAAGGAGTATAA
- a CDS encoding 6-pyruvoyl trahydropterin synthase family protein, whose translation MVIRKLFKFEGAHIVRNCSSHRCRENIHGHSYIVEVFITSDKLDRGYMVMDFVLLDKVKELVDSFDHTYSLWQEESDELKTFVYKYNRRVAEIPVSPSAEGYALLFLYLIDKILQNMEHKNGEGNVQLSSVRVHETATGYAEAFREDLKLVNFNVHDIRFSEAIREEWKNEQWWEGIR comes from the coding sequence ATGGTAATCAGAAAGTTATTCAAATTCGAGGGGGCACACATCGTGCGGAATTGTTCTTCACACCGTTGCCGGGAGAACATTCATGGACATTCGTATATCGTGGAAGTATTCATCACGTCCGACAAGCTGGACCGGGGATACATGGTGATGGACTTCGTACTGCTGGATAAGGTGAAGGAACTCGTGGATAGTTTCGACCATACCTACTCGTTGTGGCAGGAAGAATCCGACGAGTTGAAGACTTTTGTATACAAATACAACCGCCGGGTAGCTGAAATACCCGTCTCTCCTTCTGCTGAAGGATATGCATTGTTATTCCTTTACTTGATCGACAAAATCCTGCAAAACATGGAGCATAAAAACGGGGAAGGAAACGTACAACTCTCCTCCGTTCGGGTACATGAAACGGCAACCGGGTATGCCGAGGCTTTCCGGGAAGACCTGAAACTCGTGAATTTCAATGTTCACGACATCCGTTTTTCCGAGGCAATCCGGGAAGAATGGAAAAATGAGCAGTGGTGGGAAGGAATAAGATAA